One segment of Bacteroides sp. DNA contains the following:
- a CDS encoding dodecin family protein, with amino-acid sequence MIKVIEVIASSDKGFTEATQNALMEAAKTVKNIKSIYIKHMNANVENNKIVSYAVNAKISFEIEK; translated from the coding sequence ATGATTAAAGTTATTGAAGTTATTGCTTCATCTGATAAGGGTTTTACCGAAGCTACCCAAAATGCTTTAATGGAAGCCGCTAAAACGGTTAAGAACATTAAATCAATCTACATTAAGCACATGAACGCCAATGTAGAAAACAACAAGATTGTTTCATATGCAGTGAATGCAAAAATCTCTTTTGAGATCGAGAAATAA
- a CDS encoding sigma-54 dependent transcriptional regulator, with the protein MRPSILIIDDDPYIITLLDNYFKREGYLTYTSSKGKAALQLIRSKRIDVVLCDIRLPDINGTELLQKIQLLSPDSVVIMMTAYAEIRAAVESIQSGAFDYVTKPIYPEEISDIVQRAIQKKSSIAEKEVEYITGNSPRMLNIIDQAKLVAPTHMSVLIQGETGSGKEYIARLIHGNSARKNKKFVAIDCGAIPRELAASELFGHVKGAFTGAIANKSGYFEQANSGTIFLDEIGNLPYETQVKLLRVIQQKVITRVGDSKSIDVDVRIISASNRDLLKALGDGHFREDLYHRINEFKIELPPLRERGDDILIFARHFLKEANLDLKKNVKDFDDDVVKAFKNYSWYGNLREMHNVVKRSVLIARGDFVSLDCLPEELRTENDRKTELEWQDGNALDLKNASEIAEKRVVEKALKEANYNKSLAARILKIDRKTLYNKLSRFGINY; encoded by the coding sequence ATGCGCCCTTCCATCCTGATTATAGATGATGATCCTTATATTATCACCTTGCTGGATAATTACTTTAAACGTGAGGGTTATCTGACCTATACTTCTTCGAAGGGGAAAGCAGCCCTTCAACTGATTCGCAGTAAACGAATTGATGTTGTCCTGTGTGATATCCGCCTGCCGGACATCAACGGAACGGAGCTATTACAGAAAATACAGCTGTTATCTCCTGATTCGGTTGTTATCATGATGACCGCCTATGCTGAGATTCGGGCTGCGGTGGAGAGCATACAATCGGGGGCTTTTGATTATGTTACCAAACCGATTTATCCCGAAGAGATCAGTGATATTGTTCAGCGGGCCATCCAGAAGAAAAGCAGTATTGCCGAAAAAGAGGTGGAGTATATTACGGGGAACAGTCCAAGAATGCTAAATATCATTGACCAGGCAAAACTGGTGGCCCCTACCCACATGTCAGTGCTTATACAGGGGGAGACCGGTTCTGGAAAAGAATACATCGCCCGACTTATCCACGGTAATAGCGCACGCAAAAACAAAAAATTCGTGGCTATTGACTGCGGTGCCATACCCCGTGAACTGGCAGCCAGTGAGCTTTTCGGTCATGTGAAGGGGGCATTTACCGGTGCAATAGCCAATAAATCGGGCTATTTTGAGCAAGCGAATAGTGGAACCATTTTCCTGGATGAAATTGGAAACCTTCCTTACGAAACACAGGTGAAGTTGCTTAGGGTGATACAGCAAAAAGTAATCACCCGGGTCGGCGACAGCAAATCCATTGACGTTGATGTTCGCATCATTTCTGCTTCCAATCGTGATCTTCTTAAAGCCCTTGGGGATGGACATTTCAGGGAAGATTTGTATCACCGGATTAATGAATTCAAAATTGAATTGCCTCCATTGCGCGAACGCGGCGACGATATTTTAATTTTTGCACGACATTTTCTGAAAGAGGCCAACCTGGATCTTAAGAAAAATGTTAAGGATTTTGATGACGACGTTGTCAAGGCCTTTAAGAATTACTCATGGTATGGTAACTTGCGTGAAATGCACAATGTGGTAAAACGCAGCGTGTTGATTGCACGGGGCGATTTTGTGTCATTGGATTGCTTGCCCGAAGAATTGAGAACCGAAAATGATCGAAAGACAGAACTGGAATGGCAGGATGGGAATGCCCTTGACTTAAAAAATGCCTCTGAAATAGCTGAAAAACGTGTTGTTGAAAAGGCCCTGAAAGAAGCCAACTACAACAAATCTTTGGCTGCAAGAATTCTGAAAATCGACAGAAAAACCTTATATAACAAACTCAGCCGGTTTGGAATTAATTATTAA
- a CDS encoding ATP-binding protein yields MKDRFLEIMPNPVIVYNSEWKIIKINQPALQFLGYSSPDELLGESIQTLLPAGKTDLVDELNSLLQRAHKIHPGKEIQHVRKDGALVKLFAQFKISGVEKDPLKFNFVESGIIMGDGMEGHDQRLKELKCWKVLAENVPSLIMMLVDKNLHVHCSIGRGKNVVSDFEAESLVERLPGGLVKVLKPLLEIAFEGTSVSRELMHGREHYAARLTPLKHPEEGPLCVIVLQNITETKLAERRLKISKKEAEEANEAKSNFIAKMSHEIRTPLNAIIGFSEQLSKTRLTKKQTSFIEVVNNSSHHLLSTIDDILVLTKIESGQVEATEEPFRLADVLKAVNDVLELRYKSKNLDFQIQCDPDQQEVLLGDPAKLRQVLINLVNNAIKFTKKGGITLICSTQENNPERISLRFMVKDTGIGIAPDELESIFKPFHQADNSISRRYFGSGLGLTISKDLVESMGGNILVQSTLGKGSTFSFALTFKKTTKQLPERDYSCSFLPEAPVNHLRVLFVDDDPVNSLLVKVIFDQYKVKSVFASSGEEALNRFSSGDYNVILLDINMPGMSGIDVAQRIRKMENKYGLKSRTRIIAMTANILRKHIEEYYKAGMDDVLLKPFKEEHLLGKLVNHTFERMGERSDMAHSSRLEKTDPDDNLNELLKITKGNKEFTLLMLDAFIDNGKTMKKKIKASLKARDYRGIAESAHRLLASVEQLGFRKTADLLRLIERRYMKKKNIEEDPQLIKHAIREIDACIASIEKARIEFL; encoded by the coding sequence ATGAAGGACAGGTTTCTGGAAATAATGCCCAATCCTGTTATCGTTTATAATTCGGAATGGAAAATAATAAAAATTAACCAGCCTGCCCTTCAATTTCTGGGATATTCAAGCCCGGATGAGTTACTTGGAGAGTCTATTCAAACCCTTCTGCCAGCAGGGAAGACTGATCTGGTCGATGAGTTGAATAGTCTTTTGCAAAGAGCGCATAAGATTCACCCTGGGAAAGAAATTCAGCATGTACGAAAAGATGGAGCCCTTGTTAAACTATTCGCTCAGTTTAAAATTTCTGGGGTAGAGAAGGATCCCCTAAAATTCAATTTTGTTGAGTCGGGCATTATTATGGGAGATGGAATGGAAGGGCATGACCAGAGGCTGAAAGAACTAAAGTGCTGGAAAGTTCTTGCCGAGAATGTTCCGAGCCTTATTATGATGCTTGTCGATAAAAATCTTCATGTGCATTGCAGTATTGGTCGCGGAAAAAATGTCGTGTCCGATTTTGAGGCCGAAAGTTTGGTGGAACGCCTTCCTGGGGGGTTAGTAAAGGTTTTAAAACCATTGCTGGAGATTGCTTTTGAAGGGACATCCGTAAGCAGGGAATTAATGCATGGAAGAGAACACTATGCCGCCCGCCTGACACCTCTTAAACATCCGGAAGAAGGTCCTTTGTGTGTGATCGTTTTGCAAAACATCACGGAAACCAAGCTGGCTGAGAGAAGGCTAAAGATTTCAAAAAAGGAGGCTGAAGAGGCCAATGAGGCCAAAAGCAATTTTATTGCCAAGATGTCGCACGAGATCCGAACCCCGCTTAATGCGATCATTGGATTTAGTGAACAATTAAGTAAAACCCGGCTGACGAAAAAACAAACTTCTTTTATTGAAGTGGTGAATAATTCATCGCACCACCTTTTATCAACCATTGATGACATTTTAGTATTAACAAAGATTGAATCGGGACAGGTTGAAGCGACAGAAGAACCCTTTAGGTTGGCTGACGTGCTTAAAGCCGTTAACGATGTCCTGGAGCTCCGGTATAAAAGTAAAAACCTTGATTTTCAGATTCAATGCGATCCTGACCAACAAGAAGTCTTGCTGGGCGACCCGGCCAAACTGCGTCAGGTCCTAATCAACCTGGTGAATAATGCCATTAAGTTCACTAAAAAGGGAGGGATCACCCTAATCTGCTCCACCCAGGAGAATAACCCTGAAAGAATCTCCTTGCGGTTCATGGTGAAAGATACGGGTATCGGCATCGCTCCTGATGAACTGGAATCTATTTTCAAGCCTTTCCACCAGGCCGATAACTCGATTAGCCGCAGGTACTTCGGCTCCGGATTAGGTCTGACCATTAGTAAGGATCTTGTCGAATCAATGGGGGGTAATATTTTAGTTCAAAGTACTCTTGGGAAAGGATCAACATTTTCCTTCGCTTTGACTTTTAAAAAAACAACCAAACAATTGCCGGAACGTGATTATTCGTGCTCTTTTTTGCCCGAGGCCCCGGTTAATCACTTGAGAGTGCTTTTTGTCGATGACGATCCAGTGAATAGCTTGCTGGTAAAAGTGATTTTTGATCAATATAAAGTGAAAAGTGTTTTTGCCAGCTCAGGCGAAGAGGCCTTAAATCGATTCAGTTCGGGGGATTATAATGTGATCCTACTGGATATCAATATGCCTGGCATGAGCGGAATTGATGTGGCGCAACGGATAAGAAAAATGGAGAATAAATATGGATTGAAGTCCCGGACAAGAATCATTGCCATGACAGCCAATATTTTAAGAAAACACATCGAGGAGTATTATAAGGCTGGGATGGATGATGTTCTTCTCAAGCCTTTTAAGGAAGAACACCTCCTCGGTAAATTGGTAAATCACACCTTCGAAAGAATGGGTGAGAGATCTGATATGGCACATTCTTCCCGTCTCGAAAAAACAGATCCGGACGATAATCTAAACGAGTTGCTAAAAATAACCAAGGGAAATAAAGAGTTTACGCTATTGATGCTTGATGCTTTCATAGATAACGGCAAAACTATGAAAAAGAAAATCAAAGCCTCATTGAAAGCAAGGGATTATCGTGGTATTGCTGAATCAGCCCATCGGTTGCTGGCCTCGGTTGAGCAACTGGGTTTCAGAAAAACAGCAGACCTGCTCAGGCTTATCGAGCGCCGGTATATGAAAAAGAAAAACATTGAAGAGGATCCTCAGCTTATTAAGCATGCCATCAGGGAGATAGATGCTTGTATTGCCTCCATTGAAAAAGCCAGGATCGAATTCTTATAA